A part of Pararoseomonas sp. SCSIO 73927 genomic DNA contains:
- a CDS encoding tetratricopeptide repeat protein — protein sequence MSEARTLFDDGGVRVRAVDGHGSDVVVVTFAPWQRQQNVAAEGFGETFLASSGIDAIHVTCARNDWYQAEAMAAVIPTITAALEGQSRRRVGYGSSMGGFAALTFSAALGLDSVIALSPQYSVDRALVSFETRWAEDLEALRWRYPMTAGPGERATWNLLYDPFSADARHVDLIRALRPVTEFRLPFSGHPSGDFLKQTRLLSKMVLTLLRNDAEPARFRPAVRCRRRRSAAYWRQLARVLAGRQNLPAAMRALTQAVTLAPGHLDYRYAQGQLAMKLRDYTMAVGSFEAAVAGSPTTAQYYYNLARALRAAGKPEPALEAVRQAILLNPREEYSGLLQRLVRDNGERGSASAS from the coding sequence ATGAGCGAGGCCAGGACCCTCTTCGACGATGGGGGAGTCCGGGTGAGAGCCGTGGATGGTCATGGCAGCGACGTTGTCGTCGTTACCTTCGCGCCCTGGCAACGGCAGCAGAACGTTGCTGCCGAAGGCTTCGGCGAGACGTTCCTGGCATCGAGCGGCATCGACGCGATCCACGTGACATGCGCGCGGAACGACTGGTATCAGGCCGAGGCGATGGCGGCCGTGATCCCGACCATAACTGCCGCTCTGGAGGGTCAATCGCGGCGTCGCGTCGGGTACGGGTCGAGCATGGGAGGCTTCGCGGCCCTGACCTTCTCGGCCGCGCTCGGCCTGGACTCGGTGATTGCTCTCTCCCCGCAGTACTCGGTGGATCGGGCGCTTGTCAGCTTCGAGACGCGCTGGGCTGAAGATCTGGAAGCCTTGCGCTGGCGCTACCCAATGACAGCGGGACCGGGTGAGCGAGCAACGTGGAACCTTCTCTACGACCCGTTCTCCGCCGATGCGCGGCACGTCGACCTGATCAGGGCATTGCGGCCCGTGACGGAGTTCCGGCTGCCCTTTTCCGGGCACCCCTCTGGGGACTTCCTGAAGCAGACCCGTCTGCTCTCGAAGATGGTGCTGACGCTCCTTCGGAATGATGCTGAGCCCGCCCGCTTCCGACCGGCCGTCCGGTGCAGGCGCCGGCGGAGTGCAGCCTACTGGCGGCAACTGGCCCGGGTTCTTGCAGGACGGCAGAACCTTCCGGCCGCAATGCGCGCCCTGACGCAGGCGGTAACGCTGGCGCCAGGACATCTGGACTATCGGTACGCGCAGGGGCAGCTGGCAATGAAGCTGCGGGACTACACCATGGCCGTGGGGAGCTTTGAGGCGGCTGTTGCGGGGTCCCCGACGACAGCTCAATACTATTACAACCTTGCCCGTGCGCTACGAGCGGCCGGGAAGCCTGAGCCAGCCCTCGAAGCCGTGCGGCAAGCCATTCTGCTCAATCCCCGTGAGGAGTATTCCGGGCTCCTGCAACGCCTTGTCCGAGACAATGGGGAGCGCGGCTCCGCGAGCGCCTCCTAG
- a CDS encoding glycosyltransferase family 9 protein has protein sequence MRQRLWRRDYLRQIVEYGLADGAVDASALLALAGERARVHAYEAAGSSPPVLVRSEEEPTRGTVLLVSLFGVEKFGGAEHFLEQMAGLYQGMGYTPVVVGLRAERRGETGDRNGVRYVFITATPEALFRFAWQEQACLAHVVSGFGHEAMAALRFQNIRLVFGVHFWREMFEPPTANLGYYPDCPDGYVPRRNMQLLLMDADAVYVNSLFVQGVVESTFGARLNVIPSLPAAADTGKASPAPVPVPDERPIVLLPNSRWDKGFGLLLGIAARLPHISFITIASQSPRQVAERLCSTAGLRNVTVLDRQDTLDDLYGQARVVLTPSFQFVETFSRVVVEAQARGVPVIGADRGNIPFLLRESGTVLPESADLWAEEVQRLFDDPDHWRARSEAALRNAASLDVHLQGDRLSRLVSGLTAPMLVGVGSGVGNVVHTTPLIRQLSRHLGRRIDVVVAGDSPGALAVVANPDYVNHAFLLNDVPVRRQYDTVFLTNSFGELRPAFRARRVVRSREWDRFHAGHRLHEAEFNLEAARQLLGLDYEAEDVRHAFVAGLSPRRGLSDLVGLHAGSKGGTWGAKRWPHYAELAARLQASGLRVASFGSAEEYVEGTIDRTGGSVEAMAMAMLDCGAFVSNDSGVMNIANALRIPLVTLFAPTEARTRGPLGTRSVSLALSKACSPCELAGPSGPFVQRRCHCIGEIAVDTVEAAVRRMLDTGKGLVAGEIRQAEDADSLS, from the coding sequence GTGCGGCAGCGGCTCTGGCGGCGGGACTACCTGCGGCAGATCGTGGAGTACGGCCTGGCCGACGGCGCAGTGGATGCTTCGGCGCTGCTGGCCCTCGCTGGGGAGAGGGCGCGTGTTCACGCCTACGAAGCGGCAGGCTCATCTCCTCCCGTGCTCGTCCGCTCGGAAGAGGAGCCCACGCGCGGAACGGTCCTGCTGGTCTCCCTCTTTGGCGTCGAGAAGTTCGGTGGGGCCGAGCACTTCCTCGAGCAGATGGCCGGGCTGTACCAGGGCATGGGGTATACCCCGGTCGTCGTCGGCTTGCGTGCCGAACGGCGCGGCGAGACCGGGGACCGGAATGGCGTCCGGTACGTCTTCATCACCGCCACGCCCGAGGCTCTCTTCCGTTTCGCATGGCAGGAGCAGGCTTGTCTCGCGCACGTGGTGTCGGGTTTCGGGCACGAGGCAATGGCGGCGCTTCGCTTCCAGAATATACGGCTTGTCTTCGGCGTCCATTTCTGGCGGGAGATGTTCGAGCCGCCGACCGCGAATCTGGGCTACTACCCGGATTGCCCGGATGGATACGTTCCCCGCCGCAACATGCAGCTCCTGCTCATGGATGCCGACGCCGTCTACGTGAACTCGCTCTTCGTCCAGGGCGTGGTCGAGAGCACGTTCGGCGCCCGGCTGAACGTCATTCCGTCCCTTCCCGCTGCCGCCGACACGGGCAAGGCCTCTCCCGCCCCGGTTCCAGTGCCGGACGAGCGTCCGATCGTGCTTCTTCCGAACAGCCGGTGGGACAAGGGATTTGGCCTGCTGCTTGGCATTGCCGCGAGGCTGCCGCACATCTCCTTCATTACTATCGCCTCCCAGTCGCCTCGGCAGGTTGCCGAAAGGCTATGCAGCACCGCCGGCCTGCGGAACGTCACAGTTCTGGACAGGCAGGATACGTTGGACGATCTCTACGGGCAGGCCCGCGTCGTCCTCACCCCGAGCTTCCAGTTCGTGGAAACATTCAGCCGGGTGGTGGTGGAAGCACAGGCCCGGGGCGTTCCCGTCATCGGAGCCGACCGCGGAAACATCCCCTTCCTGCTGAGGGAGAGCGGCACGGTCCTGCCGGAAAGCGCCGATCTCTGGGCCGAGGAGGTCCAGCGCCTGTTCGACGACCCGGATCATTGGCGCGCCCGTTCCGAGGCCGCGCTGCGGAACGCCGCCTCGCTGGATGTCCACCTCCAGGGGGATCGGCTCTCCCGCCTCGTCTCCGGGCTCACGGCGCCGATGCTTGTCGGGGTGGGATCAGGTGTCGGCAATGTCGTGCATACGACGCCGCTGATACGGCAGTTGTCCCGCCATCTCGGCCGACGGATCGACGTGGTGGTCGCCGGGGATTCGCCGGGCGCGCTCGCCGTCGTTGCCAACCCGGATTACGTCAACCACGCCTTCCTGTTGAACGACGTTCCCGTCCGCCGGCAGTACGACACCGTCTTCCTGACGAACAGCTTTGGGGAGCTGCGTCCGGCCTTCCGCGCGCGCCGTGTCGTGAGATCCCGGGAATGGGATCGCTTCCACGCGGGGCACCGCCTCCATGAGGCGGAGTTCAACCTTGAGGCCGCGCGGCAGCTTCTCGGGCTGGACTACGAGGCGGAGGATGTGCGTCACGCCTTCGTCGCGGGGCTGAGCCCGCGGCGTGGCCTATCGGACCTGGTGGGCTTGCATGCCGGCTCCAAGGGCGGAACCTGGGGCGCGAAGCGGTGGCCGCATTACGCTGAACTGGCGGCGCGGCTTCAGGCCTCGGGCCTGCGCGTGGCCTCCTTCGGCAGCGCCGAGGAGTATGTGGAGGGAACCATCGACCGTACTGGCGGCAGCGTCGAGGCGATGGCAATGGCGATGCTGGATTGCGGTGCCTTCGTGTCGAACGACAGCGGTGTCATGAACATCGCGAACGCCCTTCGCATACCGCTGGTGACTCTCTTCGCACCAACCGAGGCGAGGACGCGCGGCCCGCTGGGAACGCGAAGCGTCAGCCTCGCCCTGTCGAAAGCCTGTTCCCCTTGTGAGCTGGCCGGACCGTCAGGTCCTTTCGTCCAGCGTCGCTGTCATTGCATCGGCGAGATCGCGGTCGACACCGTCGAGGCGGCGGTCCGGCGCATGCTGGATACGGGGAAGGGCCTCGTTGCGGGAGAGATCCGACAGGCCGAGGACGCCGACAGCCTGTCATGA
- a CDS encoding GSCFA domain-containing protein: protein MRSPYQNLPRRAFWRTGVRNQDWLGGPTDLWQPKFEITPDMKVMTAGSCFAQHIARHLRARGQNVIDTEPPPRRMRPETAREFGYLLYSARYGNIYTARQLLQVMQEATGASPPPPVAWERDGRWFDAMRPSVEPEGLDSPEEVAVHRRHHLKSVRRALRQADVFVFTLGLTEAWEDVETGRIFPTAPGTIAGTYDPARCAFRNFTHAEVLADFLAFRKIALRNRLGLKFLLTVSPVPLTATGSGSHVLSATIYSKSVLRAVAGQLAQEFEDVDYFPSYEIISTPFLGQTFYDETLRAVAPEGVEAVMRIFFEGRTGSASPEVEAAPVAPRRARSDDIVCEEVLLEAFAR, encoded by the coding sequence ATGCGCTCGCCCTATCAGAACTTGCCTCGCCGAGCATTCTGGCGGACCGGCGTACGGAACCAGGACTGGCTGGGCGGGCCTACGGACCTGTGGCAGCCGAAGTTTGAAATCACCCCTGACATGAAGGTGATGACGGCGGGATCCTGCTTCGCTCAGCACATCGCACGCCACCTCCGCGCCCGAGGGCAGAACGTGATCGACACTGAGCCACCTCCGCGGCGCATGAGGCCGGAGACGGCAAGGGAGTTTGGCTACCTCCTCTACTCTGCTCGCTACGGCAACATCTATACGGCGCGCCAGCTCCTCCAAGTCATGCAGGAGGCGACGGGCGCGTCGCCGCCACCGCCGGTCGCCTGGGAACGCGATGGCCGATGGTTCGACGCGATGCGCCCCTCTGTCGAGCCGGAAGGGCTCGACAGCCCTGAGGAGGTGGCCGTACACCGCCGCCACCACCTGAAGTCCGTTCGTCGCGCGCTTCGTCAGGCGGACGTCTTCGTTTTTACCCTCGGACTGACCGAGGCTTGGGAGGACGTGGAGACGGGCCGGATTTTCCCGACGGCGCCAGGCACGATCGCGGGAACCTATGATCCCGCTCGTTGTGCTTTCCGCAATTTCACCCACGCCGAGGTATTGGCCGATTTTCTGGCGTTCAGGAAAATCGCGCTTCGAAACAGGCTAGGCCTGAAGTTTCTCCTCACCGTGTCGCCAGTGCCTCTGACGGCCACTGGAAGCGGCAGCCACGTTCTGTCGGCCACGATCTACTCCAAATCGGTTCTGCGGGCGGTAGCTGGACAGCTAGCTCAGGAGTTCGAAGACGTAGACTACTTCCCTTCTTACGAGATCATCAGCACGCCCTTCCTCGGCCAGACCTTCTACGACGAGACGCTTCGGGCCGTGGCGCCGGAGGGTGTCGAGGCGGTGATGCGGATCTTCTTCGAGGGCAGGACTGGGAGTGCTTCACCCGAGGTTGAGGCGGCCCCCGTAGCTCCGCGCCGGGCTCGAAGCGACGATATTGTCTGTGAGGAAGTTCTTCTGGAGGCGTTCGCCCGCTGA
- a CDS encoding calcium-binding protein translates to MSESSSGNGIWTARGLGLGVSVPALGVGITGNPTDGDDRFDGDATLVVGALGVPVVTLALGGGTDNYADGLAGDDILNGNGGNDFLIGGEGEDTLNGGADNDTLVGGIGADVLSGGAGADTLSYAGSVGAVTVNLSTSTAAGGDAAGDTISGFENVAGGSGGDTLTGNAAANSLFGDEGNDRLVGNDGNDTLRGGNGNDTMLGGTGDDTFIIGESGDVASEATDQGNDVANVSADWTISSNVERAYLKAAVTVTGNFQANFVSGSAGDDIVFGMGGSDDLRGAAGDDRLDGGAGDDRLDGGAGVDTMIGGTGTDNYYVDSSDDVILELANEGNDLASVSADWTVANNVERVYLKDAVTLTGNSQANFVSGSDGDDTILGLDGSDDLRGAAGDDRIEGGAGNDALRGGIGADTFVWRADALGGRDAIYDFLRADGDKIDLSALNLTQVDDQTGAAQFTVTFDEGRDLARVFIYEDADRGVDLNIAVYTNGGGPLTASDFIL, encoded by the coding sequence ATGAGCGAGAGCAGCAGCGGGAATGGGATCTGGACCGCTCGAGGCTTAGGGCTCGGGGTCAGCGTCCCTGCGCTCGGCGTGGGCATCACCGGCAATCCGACCGACGGGGATGATCGCTTCGACGGCGATGCGACGCTCGTCGTCGGCGCGCTCGGTGTTCCCGTCGTCACGCTTGCGCTGGGTGGCGGAACGGACAACTACGCCGACGGCCTTGCGGGCGATGACATCCTGAACGGCAATGGCGGCAACGACTTCCTGATCGGCGGGGAAGGCGAGGACACGCTGAACGGCGGGGCGGACAACGACACCCTCGTCGGCGGGATCGGCGCGGATGTCCTGAGCGGCGGCGCCGGCGCAGACACGCTGAGCTATGCCGGGTCGGTCGGGGCGGTCACGGTGAACCTTTCCACCTCGACGGCCGCAGGTGGCGACGCCGCGGGCGATACCATCTCCGGCTTTGAGAACGTCGCGGGCGGCTCGGGTGGCGACACGCTGACGGGCAACGCCGCCGCCAACTCGCTGTTCGGCGATGAGGGCAATGATCGCCTCGTCGGCAACGACGGCAATGACACGTTGCGAGGCGGCAACGGCAACGACACGATGCTGGGTGGGACTGGCGACGACACCTTCATCATCGGCGAGAGCGGTGACGTCGCGTCCGAGGCGACTGACCAGGGCAACGATGTGGCGAATGTCAGCGCCGATTGGACCATTTCCAGCAATGTGGAGCGCGCCTATCTGAAGGCGGCCGTAACGGTGACCGGCAACTTCCAGGCGAACTTCGTCAGCGGCAGCGCGGGCGACGATATCGTTTTCGGGATGGGCGGGTCGGACGATCTGCGCGGCGCCGCCGGTGACGACCGGCTGGATGGCGGGGCAGGGGACGACCGGCTGGACGGTGGTGCCGGCGTGGACACGATGATCGGCGGAACTGGAACCGACAATTACTATGTCGATTCCAGCGACGATGTCATCCTGGAGTTGGCCAACGAGGGCAATGATCTGGCCTCTGTCAGCGCGGACTGGACGGTGGCCAACAATGTGGAGCGCGTCTACCTGAAGGACGCCGTGACGCTGACCGGCAATTCCCAGGCTAATTTCGTCAGTGGCAGCGACGGTGACGACACCATTCTGGGCCTGGATGGGTCGGACGATCTGCGGGGCGCCGCCGGCGACGACAGGATCGAAGGTGGTGCCGGCAACGACGCGCTTCGCGGCGGGATCGGGGCCGACACCTTCGTGTGGCGTGCCGACGCTCTGGGCGGTCGGGACGCGATCTATGACTTTCTCCGTGCGGACGGGGACAAGATCGACCTCTCGGCGTTGAACTTGACACAGGTGGATGACCAAACTGGTGCCGCGCAGTTCACTGTCACCTTCGATGAGGGGCGGGATCTTGCCCGGGTCTTCATCTATGAGGATGCAGATCGCGGTGTAGACCTGAACATTGCCGTGTACACGAATGGTGGCGGGCCGCTGACTGCGAGCGACTTCATCCTGTAG
- a CDS encoding glycosyltransferase: protein MSEVTEGQGTTRSAGRVEVFTRHGRFLYVAGWFQAAEDDLSEEVPRLVLRWGEERRAIALRRLRERQDVAGRDGLPAGRGFQVLLDGPETDDPASATLELRGEAFPLAPALLRPTPFRPRGGLDVPGRDGVSGWTVDVPGEQPLLVLEGSRPLPVPLDVHRPDLPFEDGTEVPRFGFHISLEALAEHLRQDDPATTLFDGRSREIALVASGVELARQPVAVRRDVIGKLERTDAGQAVERARGRVEVFTRHGRFLYVAGWFQAAEDDLSEEVPRLVLRWGEERRAIALRRLRERQDVAGRDGLPAGRGFQVLLDGPETDDPASATLELRGEAFPLAPALLRPTPFRPRGGLDVPGRDGVSGWTVDVPGEQPLLVLEGSRPLPVPLDVHRPDLPFEDGTEVPRFGFHISLEALAEHLRQDDPATTLFDGWSREIALVASGVELARQPVAVRRDMIGKLERTDAGQAVGWVAERGRPQDEHAVDLLLGGTRWTTVQADIERPDLIRPGVVRRGGGFRAALPPAHPGEGGPLRVEAVPLHGTEALPGGTVLEALPAWRRDFGEVAFRVPDDGRVPVSVVIPIYNAAAELARCIDSVVRHTTGAARLILIDDASPQPEVAEVLERWSGTPGIEIHRNASNLGFTRTANRGIALAGRDDVVLLNSDTAVGPGWLEGLRAAARSGPRTGTATAVSNNAGAFSVPEFNLDNPMPAWFGVDDMARLVRGAALPLLPVVPTGHGFCLYIRRECLDAVGAFDETAFPRGYGEENDFCMRAARAGFDNVLDDRTFVWHLRSASFGSEKVALNAQGRAVLEDRYPEYGFLTRMFQADPAMLALRWRVRRAVQQALAEGVVPRPRVLFVISTESGGTPQTNRDLMDALSDRYEPWLLRCDSRTLTLSRYAGARSGEADTVIESITLERAIEPATHRSAEYDRHAANLVLRHGFELVHIRHIAWHGLGLPQVCQRLGVPVVLSFHDFYMACPVTKLLDAEGRFCGGPCTDGETDCTAELWSVGSVPPLRHRFVHRWQAMMSETILACDGFVTTSPSARETVLRNFPDLAQRDFRVIPHGRSFHRQEMLAAEPNLDERLRVLVPGNISAAKGSELIAAMAALDGGREVEFHVLGAVDRHLAEAPGIVLHGRYDREEFAARVGGIRPHLAAILSLWPETYCHTLTECWAVGLPVVATLEGALAERIGASGGGWLLDRWMAPEAMLSELLRLRREPTEVRGQRDAVLDWQATIGRHRTTAAMAAEYDRLYREVLDRRRSFAVAAEAPRIVLTLDRATATLPTPLAVATRNAVSRTSIFRPILPSFPFGNALAGMADAVLVSPDALPPGDLEALRRRCAAAGLPVLEVACGREAGDGLEVGSGLEAARWLSDMPPAPEKVASDEGAACRVLFVSTGDETMVAALRPAFEDLSALDVATLGILGGRPGNAQWYKAILTEGKDPVAVLRRVAAAHDIGLAPPGPTLLAMEAAGLPVLQLPDFRTGDAEFLHDWLLRQVAEFAVNAARQADAARAGAAKARAAILHRSDIAALDRRLAQAFRGAGNSSPDPLITR, encoded by the coding sequence GTGAGCGAGGTCACCGAAGGCCAGGGCACGACCCGTTCGGCGGGCCGTGTCGAGGTGTTCACGCGGCATGGCCGGTTTCTCTATGTGGCGGGATGGTTCCAGGCCGCTGAGGACGATCTCTCGGAGGAGGTGCCGCGGCTCGTGCTGCGCTGGGGAGAGGAGAGGCGCGCGATCGCCCTCCGCCGCCTCCGCGAGCGGCAGGATGTGGCGGGCAGGGACGGCCTGCCGGCCGGGCGGGGCTTTCAGGTGCTGCTGGACGGTCCGGAGACGGACGATCCGGCCTCGGCCACGCTCGAGCTCCGTGGCGAGGCCTTCCCCCTCGCTCCCGCGCTGCTCCGGCCCACCCCGTTCCGCCCGCGGGGCGGGCTGGACGTGCCGGGCCGGGATGGCGTGAGCGGCTGGACCGTCGACGTGCCCGGCGAGCAGCCCCTGCTCGTTCTCGAGGGCAGCCGCCCCCTTCCGGTGCCCCTGGACGTCCACCGGCCCGACCTGCCCTTCGAGGACGGCACGGAGGTGCCGCGCTTCGGCTTTCACATCTCCCTCGAGGCCCTGGCCGAGCACCTCCGGCAGGACGATCCCGCCACCACCCTCTTTGACGGCCGGTCACGCGAGATCGCCCTCGTCGCCTCGGGTGTCGAACTCGCCCGACAGCCCGTCGCCGTCCGGCGCGACGTGATCGGCAAGCTCGAGCGGACCGATGCAGGCCAGGCCGTGGAGCGTGCCCGGGGCCGTGTCGAGGTGTTCACGCGGCATGGCCGGTTTCTCTATGTGGCGGGATGGTTCCAGGCCGCTGAGGACGATCTTTCGGAGGAGGTGCCGCGGCTCGTGCTGCGCTGGGGAGAGGAGAGGCGCGCGATCGCCCTCCGCCGCCTCCGCGAGCGGCAGGATGTGGCGGGCAGGGACGGCCTGCCGGCCGGGCGGGGCTTTCAGGTGCTGCTGGACGGTCCGGAGACGGACGATCCGGCCTCGGCCACGCTCGAGCTCCGTGGCGAGGCCTTCCCCCTCGCTCCCGCGCTGCTCCGGCCCACCCCGTTCCGCCCGCGGGGCGGGCTGGACGTGCCGGGCCGGGATGGCGTGAGCGGCTGGACCGTCGACGTGCCCGGCGAGCAGCCCCTGCTCGTTCTCGAGGGCAGCCGCCCCCTTCCGGTGCCCCTGGACGTCCACCGGCCCGACCTGCCCTTCGAGGACGGCACGGAGGTGCCGCGCTTTGGCTTTCACATCTCCCTCGAGGCCCTGGCCGAGCACCTCCGGCAGGACGATCCCGCCACCACCCTCTTTGACGGCTGGTCACGCGAGATCGCCCTCGTCGCCTCGGGTGTCGAACTCGCCCGACAGCCCGTCGCCGTCCGGCGCGACATGATCGGCAAGCTCGAGCGGACCGATGCAGGCCAGGCCGTCGGCTGGGTTGCCGAGCGGGGCCGGCCGCAGGACGAGCACGCGGTCGACCTGCTGCTGGGCGGCACGCGGTGGACGACGGTCCAGGCCGATATCGAGCGCCCGGACCTGATACGGCCTGGCGTCGTTCGCCGCGGCGGCGGCTTCCGCGCGGCCCTGCCGCCGGCCCATCCCGGCGAGGGCGGACCGCTTCGGGTCGAGGCCGTTCCTCTCCACGGCACCGAGGCGCTGCCGGGGGGGACCGTGCTGGAGGCGCTGCCCGCCTGGCGGAGGGACTTCGGCGAGGTCGCCTTCCGGGTGCCCGATGACGGCCGCGTGCCCGTCTCGGTCGTTATCCCCATCTATAACGCAGCGGCCGAACTGGCCCGCTGCATAGACAGCGTCGTGCGCCACACCACTGGCGCGGCCCGCCTGATCCTGATCGACGATGCGAGCCCGCAGCCCGAGGTGGCCGAGGTCCTGGAGCGCTGGAGCGGCACGCCGGGGATTGAGATTCACCGGAACGCCAGCAATCTCGGTTTCACCCGGACCGCCAATCGCGGGATCGCGCTTGCCGGACGCGATGACGTCGTTCTGCTGAACTCGGATACGGCGGTTGGGCCGGGTTGGCTTGAAGGATTGCGCGCGGCGGCCCGCTCGGGCCCGCGGACCGGCACCGCCACGGCGGTCTCGAACAATGCCGGCGCGTTCTCGGTGCCCGAGTTCAACCTCGACAACCCCATGCCGGCCTGGTTCGGCGTGGACGACATGGCAAGGCTGGTCCGCGGCGCCGCCCTGCCGCTTCTGCCCGTGGTTCCCACCGGCCACGGCTTCTGCCTCTACATCCGCCGCGAGTGCCTCGACGCCGTGGGTGCTTTCGACGAGACGGCCTTCCCGCGCGGCTACGGGGAGGAGAACGACTTCTGCATGCGCGCCGCGCGGGCGGGCTTCGACAACGTGCTGGATGACCGGACCTTCGTCTGGCACCTGCGCTCTGCTTCCTTCGGTTCGGAGAAGGTGGCGCTGAACGCGCAGGGTCGCGCGGTGCTGGAGGATCGCTACCCGGAGTACGGGTTTCTTACGCGGATGTTCCAGGCGGACCCGGCCATGCTGGCCCTGCGCTGGCGGGTGCGGCGTGCCGTGCAGCAGGCCCTCGCGGAAGGCGTGGTTCCCCGCCCCCGCGTGCTCTTCGTGATCTCGACCGAGAGCGGAGGGACGCCGCAGACGAATCGCGACCTGATGGACGCCTTGTCGGACCGCTACGAACCCTGGCTGCTTCGCTGTGATTCGCGAACCCTGACCCTGTCCCGCTACGCGGGCGCGCGGTCCGGTGAAGCGGACACTGTCATCGAATCGATCACCCTGGAGCGCGCGATCGAGCCGGCCACGCACCGCTCTGCCGAGTATGACAGACACGCCGCAAACCTCGTCCTGCGGCATGGCTTCGAACTGGTGCACATCCGCCACATCGCGTGGCACGGGCTCGGCTTGCCACAGGTCTGCCAGCGGCTGGGCGTGCCTGTCGTTCTGTCCTTCCATGATTTCTACATGGCCTGTCCGGTCACGAAGCTGCTGGACGCGGAAGGGCGCTTCTGCGGCGGGCCTTGCACCGACGGGGAGACGGACTGCACCGCCGAGCTCTGGTCGGTCGGATCCGTTCCTCCCCTGCGGCATCGCTTCGTTCATCGGTGGCAGGCGATGATGTCGGAAACGATCCTGGCCTGCGACGGCTTCGTCACCACGTCGCCTTCCGCGCGGGAAACGGTGCTCCGCAACTTCCCTGATCTGGCGCAGCGGGACTTCCGGGTGATCCCGCATGGGCGCAGCTTCCACCGGCAGGAGATGCTGGCGGCCGAGCCGAACCTGGATGAACGGCTGCGCGTGCTGGTCCCCGGCAACATCTCGGCCGCCAAGGGCAGCGAGCTGATCGCGGCGATGGCCGCCCTGGACGGGGGGCGGGAGGTGGAGTTCCACGTGCTCGGCGCGGTGGACCGGCACCTGGCCGAAGCGCCGGGGATCGTCCTGCACGGGCGCTACGACCGGGAGGAGTTCGCGGCCCGCGTCGGCGGGATACGCCCACATCTCGCGGCCATTCTCTCCCTCTGGCCCGAGACCTACTGCCACACCCTCACCGAGTGCTGGGCTGTGGGCCTGCCCGTGGTGGCGACGTTGGAAGGAGCGCTGGCCGAGCGCATCGGCGCGAGCGGCGGCGGCTGGCTCCTGGATCGCTGGATGGCGCCTGAGGCCATGCTGTCCGAACTGCTCCGCCTGCGGCGCGAGCCGACCGAGGTGCGCGGACAACGGGACGCCGTGCTGGACTGGCAGGCCACCATTGGCCGCCACCGCACCACCGCGGCGATGGCGGCGGAGTACGATCGGCTCTACCGCGAGGTGCTCGACAGGCGCCGGAGCTTTGCGGTAGCTGCCGAGGCGCCGCGCATCGTCCTCACCCTGGACCGGGCAACGGCGACCCTGCCCACCCCGCTCGCCGTGGCAACGCGCAACGCCGTTTCGCGTACCTCCATCTTCCGCCCGATCCTTCCGTCCTTTCCCTTCGGCAATGCACTGGCCGGGATGGCGGACGCCGTCCTGGTCTCGCCGGACGCGCTGCCGCCCGGCGATCTCGAGGCACTGCGGCGGCGCTGCGCGGCAGCAGGGCTCCCCGTGCTGGAGGTGGCCTGCGGCCGGGAAGCCGGCGATGGGCTGGAGGTCGGGAGCGGGCTGGAAGCAGCCCGCTGGCTGTCAGACATGCCCCCTGCGCCGGAGAAGGTGGCCTCCGACGAGGGGGCAGCCTGCCGGGTCCTTTTCGTTTCCACAGGCGACGAGACCATGGTCGCAGCCCTTCGACCCGCTTTCGAGGATCTCTCAGCCCTGGATGTCGCCACCCTCGGCATCCTGGGGGGCAGGCCTGGGAACGCCCAATGGTACAAGGCCATTCTGACGGAGGGGAAGGATCCTGTCGCGGTCCTGCGCCGCGTGGCCGCGGCCCATGACATCGGCCTTGCGCCACCTGGACCGACCTTGCTGGCCATGGAGGCGGCCGGCCTTCCGGTCCTGCAACTTCCCGATTTCCGCACCGGCGATGCGGAGTTTCTGCACGATTGGTTGCTACGGCAGGTGGCCGAGTTTGCGGTCAACGCCGCGCGCCAGGCCGATGCGGCCCGGGCTGGTGCGGCGAAGGCACGTGCCGCGATCCTGCACAGGTCCGATATCGCGGCGCTGGACCGCCGGCTAGCCCAGGCCTTTCGAGGCGCTGGGAACAGCAGCCCGGATCCGCTGATCACCCGGTGA